The window CATCGGGATGGACGTGCCCTCCATCTTGGTCGCCCAGCCCGCGAAGTAGCGGAACAGCTCGGCCGAGATCGCGACGTCACCCTCCCGGGCGGCCGACACCCGCTTGCCGTTGTCCAGGGCCTCCAACTGGGCGAACTCGTCGGCGTGGGCGTCGATCAGGTCGCCGATGCGCCACAGCAGGTGGGAACGGTCCCGCGGGGTCATCCGCGACCAGGGCGACCCGTACTCGAACGCGGTGCGGGCCGCCACGACGGCGCGGTCCACGTCGATCGAGGACGCGTGCGCCACCTGGACGAGCGTCTCCTCGGTCGACGGATTGACGGTGGCGAAGGTCCGGCCGTCCTTCGCGTCCACCCAGTCACCGTCGATGAGCAGCCCCTTGGGCGAGGACAGGAACGAACGGACGGCGGGCAGGAGAGCGGAGTTCTCGTGGGGCATGATGGCCTTCCGTGGTCGGAGCAACTACTTGATTGTCGAAACCTTCGACCCGTCGAGGGTCAGTGCGACGGCGACGACGATGATCGCGCCGTAGAGGATCTGTTCGTAGGCGGACGGCACCCCGACGATCGGCAGACCGACCCGCAGCAGCGTCACCACGAGCGCCCCGGCCAGGCTGCGCCACACGCTGCCGTGACCGCCGGTGATCGCGGTGCCGCCGACGACGATCGCCGCGACCGCCGGCAGCAGCAGGTTGTCGGCCATCGTCGGACCGCCACTGAACTGGCGTGAGACCAGCATGACCGCGGCGAAACCGGCGCAGGCGCCGGACAGGCAGAACGCGCCGATCTTGACCAGGTCGACCGGGGTGCCGGCGAGCCGGGCCGCCGACTCCGAATACCCGGTGGCCGACACCCAACTCTGCAACGGGGTCACCTTGAGCACCACCGCGATCAGGGCGACCAGCAGGATCGCCATCGCGGCCGACGTCGGCAGGAAGCCACCGATGTACAGGTCGAGCCAACCGACCGTGGAGTCGTCGACGACCCGGACGGTGCCGGCACCGGACACCACCAGGGCGACCGCCGACAGGATGCTCATCCCGCCCAGGGTGACGATGAACGACGGTATCCGCAGTAGGACGTGCGCCGTACCCTGCACCGCGCCGATCGCCGCCGCGATCAGGATGACCGCCGGCGTGGCGAGCCCGCCGAGGTCCGGCAGCCACAGGGCCAGCAGGACCGTCGACAGCGAGGCCAGCGCCGCGATCGACAGATCGATACCGCCGCAGAGTACGACCAGGGTCGCCCCCGCCGCGAGCACGATCAGCGGCGCCGCGGTCCGCAGGGCCGCGGTCAGGCTCCGCTGGGTGAGGAAGTCCGGGTCGACCGCGGTCAGTGCCGCCGTCAACGCGACCAGGGCGATCAGTGGCATGAAGCCGGTGAACCGCCCGGCTCGCAGAGCGACGCTGGACGGCCGGGTGGCCACGGGGGTGCTCACACCATCACCTTCACTAGGTCCAGGGGGCTCGGTTTGCCGCCGTTGGGGCAGGCGACCTCGGTGGCGACCCGGCCGTCGGTCATCACCAGGATCCGGTCGGCCATCCCGATCGCCTCCTCCAGGCTGTCGGCCAGCAGCACGGTGGCCACTCCGGTTCCGGCCAGTTCACGCATCAGCCGGTACACCTCCGAGCGGGCGCCGATGTCCAGGCCACGGGTGGGATGGTCGAGCAGCAGCAGACGGATGTCGCCGCCGACCAGCCAGCGGGCCAGCACCACCTT of the Actinoplanes sichuanensis genome contains:
- a CDS encoding ABC transporter permease: MSTPVATRPSSVALRAGRFTGFMPLIALVALTAALTAVDPDFLTQRSLTAALRTAAPLIVLAAGATLVVLCGGIDLSIAALASLSTVLLALWLPDLGGLATPAVILIAAAIGAVQGTAHVLLRIPSFIVTLGGMSILSAVALVVSGAGTVRVVDDSTVGWLDLYIGGFLPTSAAMAILLVALIAVVLKVTPLQSWVSATGYSESAARLAGTPVDLVKIGAFCLSGACAGFAAVMLVSRQFSGGPTMADNLLLPAVAAIVVGGTAITGGHGSVWRSLAGALVVTLLRVGLPIVGVPSAYEQILYGAIIVVAVALTLDGSKVSTIK